The genomic DNA GAGATTGAGGATCTGCTGAAGACCAACTTTCCGCACAACGCCGCTCTGTCGCCCGACGGCAGCGTGTGGCCTTCGCTGGCCGGACGGCTTTGCTCGTGGTGACTGCGGGTCCCACCGTGACGCTGCGCCCGGACTGCTTGGAGATCGACCTGGATCGCTTCCGCCGGGCGGCGCAGCGAGCGGCGGAAACGCAGGGCTTCGCGCGCCGCGAGCGTCTGGTCGAGGCCGCCGTGCGGGGGCGAGCTCTTCGCCGACAGCCTCTACGAGGAGTGGGAGGCGGGAGACGGCGCGTCTGGCACCGGGCCAGGACGCCGCGGTCGCGGCCGCGCTGCGCCGGACCGATCGCGGCGGGGGGCGTCTCGTCTCCTTCGTCCTCGGCAGGCAGGTACCCGCCTGGGAGAAGGTGGAGGTGCTGCGGTAGGGCTGCGGCGAGCCGCTTCGCGGCCTGCGCTCCGGCCCGCGCCCGGCTCGTGCGCGTGGCCATAAACCCGGGGGCTCAGAACCCGAACCACACCGGCCTGGGGGTCGTAGCTGATCTACGCGTCCGACACGCCGATCATCGTCCAGACCGAAGGGCGGCTACGCTGGGTGCCGCGACCTCGCGACGATGGCCCCGCCAGGCACTTCAGTACCAGATGCCTCAGGAGTAAGTCCCCCGCTGGTGAACCCAGCAAGAAAGGAGGGAACGCATTCTGGAACTACTGAGCCAGTGCATTGCCTTCCCGTCCCGAACCTCTGGTGCTATACTGGCGCCGGATGTCGGGCCGTAGCGCAGCCTGGTAGCGCGCCTGAATGGGGTTCAGGAGGTCGGCGGTTCAAGTCCGCCCGGCCCGACCAGTTTAACGGTTTGTCAGACCCGTAGCTCAACTAGCATCTACCCGCCAAGCGAAGGGTGCCGAAGAAGGCGGCGAACACTTTCGCCAGGGGTGGCCCAGGCGTCATCTCTTCTCGATTGCGCGCTGATGCCGGTCCCTCCGGTTCTGCCTGAGCCGGATCGCGAATAGGAGGCGGTCTATGTATCTGTAGGTGAGATGGCGGCGCTAGGTGGATGACCTGCGGGTCTGCACGCCTACACCGGTATTGGCCACGAACACCAGGACCGCTAGGACGTTTAGCAGGGCGCCCCAGCGGCGATCGGCCTCCCAGGCCGTCAGGTCGGCTCCCAGGCGCAACAGCAGGACGGCGTGGTCGCCCGGGCCGCCTCCCGATCCGCGCGCCACACCTGCGGAACCCCCTGCGCGGTGGGATGTGGCGGAAGTGCCGCGGGGTGTGGGGCGCGCGGAGCTCAGGCGGGCCGCTCGCGCTGCACCAGCACGGGTAGCACCAGCCGGAACAGGGCCAGGCTGATCGCCGAGTCGATGAGGTGGTGGACCACCGTGCCTGCAGCCACGAAGGCGCCAGCCTGCAGGCCGGGACCCAGCGCCCACACCGCCACTCCCTCACCGATGGCGTGAATGGGGAGGGCGACCGCCAGGGCCGCCCAGAATCGCGCCCCCCGCCGGATCATCACGGCGCCCACCACGCCCCAGATGGCGTGGGTGAAGGCCCGGGCCCCGATGACCGGGTTCAGGGTGATGGTGAACCCGATGGTGGCGCCCAGGCCCACCATCGCCGCCACCGCCGGACTGACCAGCATGGCCAGCATGGAGGGCACGTGGGAGGCAAAGGTGGCCGAATACTGCAGGGTGGGGATGAAGAGCTGCAGCGGAGTCCCCCGGAAGGCGAAGGGAATGAGCAGGGCCAGCGCCGTCAGCAACCCCCCGACCGCGACCTCACGTGTCTTCATGAACCGTCCCCCTCTCTGGTCTCACCGTGACTCCGGAAGCCTAATCTCCGCGTCCCAGCGCAGCCATGGGATCGGCCGGACCGTGTCCGCCCCCCAGCGGCAGCCCGCCCTGGATGGCGGCGGTGACGAAGCGTTTCGCCTGCGCCACGGCCTCGGGAGGCTCCAGGCCCTTTGCCAGCCCGGCGGCGATGGCGGCGGAGAAGATGCAGCCGGTGCCGTGGGTGTGCCTGGTGTGGACCCGCGGGGCAGCGAACAGGCGCACCTCCCGACCGTCGTAGAACAGGTCCACTGCCTCTTCGCCCGCCTGCAGGTGTCCCCCCTTCACCACTACCGCGCGAGGCCCCAGGGCCACAATGGCCCGTGCTGCCTCCTCCATCTCTGCGGATGTGCGCACCGGCCGCCCGGCCAGGGCCGCAGCCTCGGGCAGGTTGGGGGTGACAACCAGGGCCAGCGGCAGGAGCAGCCGGCGCAGGGCCTCCACCGCATCCGGACGCAGCAGGGGCGCCCCGCTCTTGGCCACCATCACCGGGTCCACCACCAGCCTGCGCAGATCATGCTCCTGGACCTTCTGCGCCACCACCTCGATGATGGCGGCGTTGGCCAGCATGCCGGTCTTGGCTGCGTCCACCCCGATGTCGCCCACGACGGCGTCGATCTGCGCTCCCACAAAATCGGGCGCCACCTCCAGCACCGCGGTCACCGCACGGGTGTTTTGCGCGGTGAGGGCAGTCAGGGCGGTGGTGCCGAAGACGCCCAGCGCGGCGAAGGTCTTCAGGTCGGCCTGGATGCCCGCTCCGCCGCCAGAGTCGGATCCGGCGATGGTCATAGCCCGGGGAATCCTCACGTGCGCCTCCTCATGAGAGCCGCTGCACCGGCTTGGGTGTGGTACTGGGGCGAAAGTGGTCCCACCCCAGGGGCTCCAGGGGGAGATGGCGCCCCTCCCGCTGCACGACGCGCCCTTCGTCGGGGGGGACCATCTCTCCGATGACGGTGGCGGCGGTGCCTGTCTCCTCCCGGATGAGCTGCGCTAGCTCCTCGGCGTGCTGCCGGTCGGCGGCCATGAGCAGCTCGTAGTCTTCCCCGCCGCACAGCGCCAGGTCCAGAGGCGTGAGGTTAAGGCGGGAAGCCACATCACCCAGCGCGGGATCCACCGGCACGGCGGCGCCCTCCAGGCGCACCCCCAGGTGGTTGGCATCGCACAGCCGCAACAGGTCGGTGGACAGCCCGTCGGAGAGGTCGATCATCGCCCTCGCCCACCGCGAACGCGCGGCCGCCCTCCCTTCGTGCACGCGGGGCATCGGGCGACGGTGCGCGGCCAGGAGCCGCTCACCCTCCGGAAGTGTCAGGCGGTGCTCCCAGGCCAGGAGGGCGGCCGCTGAAGCCCCCAGGGTGCCGGTGACCACCAGAAGGTCCCCTGCCCGGGCGCCGACCCGCCTGAGGAGGAGGTCCGCCTCCACCTCTCCAAGTACCGTCACGTCGGCGATGATCGGCCCCAGGATGGCGGCGAGGTTTCCGCCGACGACGGTCACGCCGAAGAGAGCGCCCAGCTCCTCCAGCCCACGGTAGAAATCCTCGATCCAGCGCAGGGAGAGAGTTGGGGGCACCGTCAGGGAGACCAGTGCGTGCCGGGGAATGCCGCCCATGGCGGCGACGTCGCTGAGGTTGACCGCAAGCGCCCTCCACCCCACGTCCCCGGGGCCGGCCAGGTCGGAGCGGAAGTGCACCCCCTCCACCTGGATGTCGGTTGTGGCCACCACGTGCCGGCCCGTGCGGGGCCAAAGAACGGCCGCGTCGTCGCCCATCCCTACCAGCACCTCCGGGTCCGGGCGCGCCACGATCCGCCCGATAGCCTCCAGCACCCCGGCCTCGCCCACATCCTGCACCTGCAGGTCATCCTCGGGCTGCACGCACCACCTCCACCAGGGACCTAGTAGCCGCAGCGATATCCGCAGCGGCTACTACCGCCGAGATCACCGCCACGCCGGTCGCTCCAGCCCGGATGGCCTCCGCTGCGTTGGCAAGGGTGATGCCGCCGATGGCCACCACCGGCAGGCGCACCGCCTGCACGATCCGGCTCAACCCCTCGATGCCTATGGGAGGGCCAGCATCGGCCTTGGAGGCTGTCTCAAATACGCTGCCCACGCCCAGGTAGTCGGCACCCTCACGTTCTGCCTGCACGGCCTCTTCAACTGTCCCTGCTGAGGCCCCTACGATTCGGTCCGGACCTAGAATCCGCCGCGCCGCCTCCACCGTGAGGTCGTCCGGGCCCACGTGCACGCCGTCCGCATCTGCAGCCAGGACCACATCCACGCGGTCGTTAATCACCAGCGGGACGCCCGCCGGGCGCACCAGCGCCAGCATCCTGACGGCGGTCTCCACCATCTGGCGCGTGGTCAACTCCTTGTCCCTGAGCTGCACCACCGTGGCGCCCCCGGCGACGGCGGCCGCCGCAATCTCCTCGTGGCTGCGGCCCCGGGCCAGGCGTCGGTCGGTGATCACATAGACAGCCAGGTCGACAGGCCGCATACACTTTTACGGAGGAGGGAGTTCCGTCCACCGGATGCCTGCCTGCAGCTCCTCCGGGGTCATGGCGAAGAGCGCGTCTACCAGATGCGGCTTCATCGTCCCCGGTCCGTAGCTCCTGGCTGCGGCCCGCTCGGCGGCCAGCCCGAAGCAGGCCAGACCGGCGGCCGCCGCGGTCACCAACTCCCCCTGGCCGGCCGCCGCCGCAAAGCACCCTGCGACCGCAGTAGCCATGCACCCCGCGCCGACCACCGCCGCCAGCCAGGGGTGCCCGTTATCGACAACAAGCACCCGGCTCCCGTCGGTAATCACATCTCTTGCCCCGGTGACCGCCACTATGGCACCGCGGGCGGCCAGAGAGGCGGCGATTCCCACTACCTCCTCGAGCTCTGGTCTGTCTTCCGTCTCGACCCCGCGCAGGGTGGCCTTCCGGCCGGCCAGAGCCGCCGCCTCGGCCGGGTTGGCCCGGACCAGCGGCCGTGCAGCGGCGGCTACGACTCTGCGGGCGGCCTGGGTGCGCAACGCCGACACCCCGGCCCCCACCGGGTCGATGATTACGGGAATCGCCCGCCGGCAGGCTGCGTCCACGGCGCGCTCGATGGCAGCCAGCCGCTCCGCAGTGGGGGTACCCAGGTTCACCACCAGCGCGTCCGCCCGATCCACGATCTCTGAGACCTCGTCCGGTGCTATGGCCATGATAGGCGAGGCACCCACGGCGCGGGTGACAGCAGCCACGTCGCCCATGGTGACGAAGTTGGCCAGGTGGTGCACCAGCGGCCGACGCCGCCACAGCTCGGCCAACAGTCTGGCGCCCGCTTCCGCCGCCTCTGTGTCCTCTCGCCCCACGGTGCCGCCCCTCCGCCGCCCGCCCACGCTACCCGTGTGTCGGCGCAGCCCTGGGGGCCTTCCTCCCGATAGCGGCCACCGCCAGGTACAGCGCGGCGGCGACGATGAAGCTGGGTACGGAAGCCCCCAGCCAGGGAAAGCGGGCGCTCAGGGGGAAGGGGAGGGACAACGCCGCGGCGGAGCCCCGCAGCAGCGCCTTCCACCCGGGGAGCTCGGTAGGCACGATCCACTGGTAGGCGAGGAAGCCGGCCAGCCACGCGGCCACCGCCTTCCAGTTGACGCCTCCCCGGTACCAGTACGGCCCGGCCGACCGGTACAGGGCCTCCAGGTCGTAGCGCCGGCGGCGCAGGACGAAGTAGTCTGCGGCCAGCACACCAAAGAGCGGCACGAAGAAGGCGCCGATCAGGAACAGGAAGGCTTCGTACTGGACGATGTTGACCTTGGCGGCGACAAGCGCGCAGACTGCGCCCACAACCACAGCCAGCCAGCGCTGCCGCGCCCGCGGGAAGAGGTTCTGGATGCTGACGGCGGTGGAGTAGATGTCGGCGAAGCCATTGTCCGTCTCGTCCACCAGTAGCAGTAGTAGGGCCAGCCACCCGCCGGCCAGGCTGATGATGGCCGGGATCAGGTCGGTGGTCTGGAGGGCCAGGACGAAGAGTACTCCCAGCGCGTAGAACCACACGTTGGCTACCAGGTAACCGGCGAAGGTTCCCCAGAACGCTGGAGTGCTGCGGCGGGCAAAGCGGTTGTAGTCCGCCACCAGCGGGAGCCAGGAGACGGGCATCGCCACCACCAGGTCCACCGCCAGCCAGAAGGGCAGGGTCCCATCGCCGGGCTTAGCCAGCAAGGCGCGGACGTCGTGATGTGTGAGCAGGTACCAGGTCAGGTAGATGGTGGTAGCGTACACGAGCCAGATGGCAAACCGCTCCAGCCAGCGGCGCACCACCACCAGGGGGCCGCCCCAGGCGAGCAGGGTGCAGAAGGCGGCAACCACCAGGACCCACAGGAGCACGTTGTCGTAGCCGAACAGCGTGGTGGAGATGCCGTTGGCGGCCTGCGACATAATGAAGATCTCAAAGGAGCCCCAGCCGATCAGCTGTACGATGTTCAGCAGCGTGGGGAGATAGGAGCCGCGGATGCCCAAGGCGGGACGCAGTAGCACCATGGTGGGCACAGCCGTCTCGCTGCCGACCACGCCCGCCAGCGCCAGCAGCAGGTTGCCCACCACCGTGCCGATGACGATGGCGGCCAGCGCCTGGACCAGCCCCAGCCCGGGCACCAGCAGCGTTCCGGCCAGCAGGACCAGCAGCCCCACTCCCAGGCTGGACCACAGGGCGAAGTAGTCCAGGTACCCCAGGTACCGCTGCTGGGCCGGAACCGGCTCGATGCCCCACTCCGGCGGTGCCTGGATGCGCAGGCGGGTCAGCGCCTGGACGGCCATCAGCGGGCTCCTGGCTGAACCACCAGTGGGACGTGCAGACGTTGCAGGACTTTCAGCAGGAGGAAACCGACCAGGGCGCCGGGGATTGAGCTGGCCAGGAACAGGTACTGCAGGGTCAGAAGCGGAATAGCGCGA from Armatimonadota bacterium includes the following:
- a CDS encoding ECF transporter S component codes for the protein MKTREVAVGGLLTALALLIPFAFRGTPLQLFIPTLQYSATFASHVPSMLAMLVSPAVAAMVGLGATIGFTITLNPVIGARAFTHAIWGVVGAVMIRRGARFWAALAVALPIHAIGEGVAVWALGPGLQAGAFVAAGTVVHHLIDSAISLALFRLVLPVLVQRERPA
- the thiD gene encoding bifunctional hydroxymethylpyrimidine kinase/phosphomethylpyrimidine kinase; this encodes MRIPRAMTIAGSDSGGGAGIQADLKTFAALGVFGTTALTALTAQNTRAVTAVLEVAPDFVGAQIDAVVGDIGVDAAKTGMLANAAIIEVVAQKVQEHDLRRLVVDPVMVAKSGAPLLRPDAVEALRRLLLPLALVVTPNLPEAAALAGRPVRTSAEMEEAARAIVALGPRAVVVKGGHLQAGEEAVDLFYDGREVRLFAAPRVHTRHTHGTGCIFSAAIAAGLAKGLEPPEAVAQAKRFVTAAIQGGLPLGGGHGPADPMAALGRGD
- the thiL gene encoding thiamine-phosphate kinase, yielding MQPEDDLQVQDVGEAGVLEAIGRIVARPDPEVLVGMGDDAAVLWPRTGRHVVATTDIQVEGVHFRSDLAGPGDVGWRALAVNLSDVAAMGGIPRHALVSLTVPPTLSLRWIEDFYRGLEELGALFGVTVVGGNLAAILGPIIADVTVLGEVEADLLLRRVGARAGDLLVVTGTLGASAAALLAWEHRLTLPEGERLLAAHRRPMPRVHEGRAAARSRWARAMIDLSDGLSTDLLRLCDANHLGVRLEGAAVPVDPALGDVASRLNLTPLDLALCGGEDYELLMAADRQHAEELAQLIREETGTAATVIGEMVPPDEGRVVQREGRHLPLEPLGWDHFRPSTTPKPVQRLS
- the thiE gene encoding thiamine phosphate synthase, translating into MRPVDLAVYVITDRRLARGRSHEEIAAAAVAGGATVVQLRDKELTTRQMVETAVRMLALVRPAGVPLVINDRVDVVLAADADGVHVGPDDLTVEAARRILGPDRIVGASAGTVEEAVQAEREGADYLGVGSVFETASKADAGPPIGIEGLSRIVQAVRLPVVAIGGITLANAAEAIRAGATGVAVISAVVAAADIAAATRSLVEVVRAARG
- the thiM gene encoding hydroxyethylthiazole kinase codes for the protein MGREDTEAAEAGARLLAELWRRRPLVHHLANFVTMGDVAAVTRAVGASPIMAIAPDEVSEIVDRADALVVNLGTPTAERLAAIERAVDAACRRAIPVIIDPVGAGVSALRTQAARRVVAAAARPLVRANPAEAAALAGRKATLRGVETEDRPELEEVVGIAASLAARGAIVAVTGARDVITDGSRVLVVDNGHPWLAAVVGAGCMATAVAGCFAAAAGQGELVTAAAAGLACFGLAAERAAARSYGPGTMKPHLVDALFAMTPEELQAGIRWTELPPP
- the cytX gene encoding putative hydroxymethylpyrimidine transporter CytX, giving the protein MAVQALTRLRIQAPPEWGIEPVPAQQRYLGYLDYFALWSSLGVGLLVLLAGTLLVPGLGLVQALAAIVIGTVVGNLLLALAGVVGSETAVPTMVLLRPALGIRGSYLPTLLNIVQLIGWGSFEIFIMSQAANGISTTLFGYDNVLLWVLVVAAFCTLLAWGGPLVVVRRWLERFAIWLVYATTIYLTWYLLTHHDVRALLAKPGDGTLPFWLAVDLVVAMPVSWLPLVADYNRFARRSTPAFWGTFAGYLVANVWFYALGVLFVLALQTTDLIPAIISLAGGWLALLLLLVDETDNGFADIYSTAVSIQNLFPRARQRWLAVVVGAVCALVAAKVNIVQYEAFLFLIGAFFVPLFGVLAADYFVLRRRRYDLEALYRSAGPYWYRGGVNWKAVAAWLAGFLAYQWIVPTELPGWKALLRGSAAALSLPFPLSARFPWLGASVPSFIVAAALYLAVAAIGRKAPRAAPTHG